Genomic segment of Parageobacillus genomosp. 1:
AATCTTTAGTGATCGAAACAGGGTGTATTGGATATTTAAAAGGTGCTCCATGCATTTTAGTTACACTAACATATAATTGTCCATCTTCATAGGTAATCATTAATTTTCTTTCAGAGTTTTCTATCTGATATGTTCCAATTAAGCGCTGAACTTTACTGTCATTTAAATCAATTGATGCCGCTAATTCAGGAAATGAGATCGGTACACCGAAAAATAAACTAGCTAGATTTTTGCCGATCCAAGATACAGGAGTAATATTAAGGTTGCTCAATACAATAACTGTAAGATGATCGTTTACGAATCGAAAAATATTTCCGCAAAAACCATTGATATCGCCATAATGACTAATACAGGTATGGCTGCTGTCACCGATCTTCATCTGTTGAATAGCCCATCCGTAACCATAGTTTTCTTGATAAGGGGTAAAGATAGATTGGAGTGATTTATAAGATACAAGTTTATTGGTATATAAAGCTTGATCCCAACGATATAAGTCCTCAACGGTAGAATACAACCCATATCCTCCAACAGGAATTGACATATCCACGGGTTCTGTATGAATTATCTCTTTCCACACAGAATATCCCGATGCAAGATTATTGACTATGGTACGCCCATTATCTACTCCCGTATCATTCATTTTAAGCGGGTTAAAAATATACTGATTTAAAAAACTGGCATAGGATTGCTTAGAAAGTAGTTCAATAATTTTAGTTAGTAAAATATAGGACGATGTACAATAAGAAAAGCGTTCTCCAGGTGTAAACTCTAGGGGAAGGTTCTTAAATAAATCGATCGTTTGATCCAAAGTAGAAGGCAATCGCATAATCCGTTCCCAGTAATCCGGAAACTTCACAAAATCAGGAATACCAGAAGTGTGTGTAAGCAAGTGATGGATCGTGATTTGGCCACCGTTAGGATAGTCAGGAAGATAATTGTTAATTGGTTCTAGTACTGAAAGCAGTCCCTGTTCTTGTAACTGGAGAATAGCCATAGCTGTAAAACCTTTAGTGATAGAGCCAATTCGATATTTAGTTTGGGGTGTATTCTTTACAGCATGTTCTCTATTGCTCCAACCATAACCACGGCTTAGTAAAATATCTCCTTTATAGCCTACTAGTATAGATCCATTAAAATAACCATTTTCTTCCAATTTATTCATGTAGCTTTGTAATTGAGAAATGATCGTTTTCAAATGATAACCACTCCTAAGATCGATGTTTCGAGTTATTCATATACATTATAAAGTTTCTATAAGAAGTATAGTTGCATTTTCTCTTAAAGAAATTGAACATATTTTTTACCCGCCTCTTATTTTGCCTTGGGTACCGTCAAGAATTTTGTGTAATGTAATGGAGTAGGGTTTCTCTGAATTGGATTTGGAATGAATAGGGGACTGGTTTTCTCCACACAGGAGACTGAATATTCAGTCTCCTGTGTGGAAAGGGAGAATCCCCCTATTTTGTTCATTTACAGTATTTTGTTAATAATAACGTTCTTCAAACATTCGTTGCAGGGCTTCCTGTGCTTCGGCAAATCCTCTTAACTTTCGCCCTGCCCATTTCTCATTAAAATCTTGGATGGTCAAATACACGACTTTTTCCGCGGCTTCTAAACTGCTCAAACTGTTCATCGGCTTTAGACGTTTCTGAATCTCCTTGATCGTTCGTTCGATGGCATTGGTCGTGTAAATCACACTTCGAATACTGCTTGGATAATCCATAAATGTAATGATTATCAAACGCCTCTTGAACCTTATCCTTCTTGGGTGAAACAATTTTTCCCTTAACCTGCTTTAACGTCGCTACTATAAGAAAGCTAACAATCACTAATAAGAACCATGAACTCACCTTTCCTAGATGAACGAGACTCCATGCATCGGTTTGGTTTGGATATTCCCAAGCTCCAAAGAACGTTGCGATATTTTCGGCTATCCATATAAAAAATCCGATGAGCACAAAAGAAAGTGCGAGTGGCATACGGTAACGAGTTCCATCAACCTCGAATGTGACCCATGATTGCCAAAAGACGATAATTACAAGCCCAGATAACCACCAACGAACGTCAATCCAATAATGGTGGGTGAAAAAATTTAAATAAATCGCAGCTGCAAGAGGTACAACTACCAAAAACGGTGGCCAATTAACCAGTTCAACCTTAAGCCTCCTCCACGCCTGGCAAAGATAACTCGCTACACTTGCGTACATGAATCCACTATACAAAGGCACTCCAAAAATTTTGAAATATCCTTCCTCTGGATAAGACCAGGAGCCCATATGTACCTTGAAAAGTTCAAGAGCAAGTCCAATAAGGTGGAACAATGTGATAACCTTTAGTTCATCCCGTGTTTCAAGCCCAGAACGCACCATCCACCACTGCATCAGAAGGCAGATGATGAGCAGCCAGTCATACCGTGGTAGGAAGGGAAGCGGCATGAATTTTGTAAAAGCCAAAGAGGCAAAAATAACGACAGGAAACAAACATGATAGGGCCTGCTCCCAACCAAAACGAACGAGTTGTTTTAGCGCTCTCATGATTTGTGCCTCTTTATTATCCTTAAGTGTCTTCGTCACTTTTGTATTCTAAAATATCCCCAGGTTGGCATTCTAATGCTTTGCAAATTGCATCTAAAGTTGAAAACCTAATTGCTTTTGCCTTTCCATTTTTCAATATAGAAAGGTTAGCCATTGTTATTCCAACCCTCTCCGAAAGTTCTGTAACGCTCATTTTCCTTTTAGCCAGCATTACATCAAGATTGATTATAATCGCCATTGTTTTCACCTCAGATCGTTAAATCATTTTCTGATTTTATATCTATGGCAGCTTTTAAAAGCTTTTGAAGAACAGCAGCAAAGACTGCAATCACCATTGAAGCAAAAATAACGACCAATCCGATTAATATGATACCTGGGGCATCGTCTAACTCCGCCAAGATGTAGAAGAATGGCATACCAACCACATATAAGCCACTGATTGTGATTGCACAATATTTTATTTTGTTTAAAGCTTTTACAGATATTTCCGAGAACGCTTTGTTCTTGTCAATATAACTTAAAAGTTTAAAAGCCTGATACAATGCAACGAAAAACGGTATCACTGATACATACATAATGATTAAAATGGGATATAGTATATGGGCATAATCTGGATTTACTGGATTATTAGCTAACCAAGGTAATCCAAATATACATAAAGCAAGAACTGGAGTTCCGATAATAAAAACAGCTATTTTTAAAAACAATGTTGTTCCTTGTTTCATAAAAAGCACCTCACTCATTTATTTTATTGTTAATTTGATTTTAATACGCATTTTATCGTTTTACAATAAATTATTATTTATTTTTATTATATTTTTATTGTTTTATAGAAATAGGTACCGTCAAGAATTTTGTGTAATGTAATGGGGTAGGGTTTCTCTGAAATGGATTTGGAATGAATAGGGAACTAGTTTCCTCCAAACAGGAGACTGAATATTCAGTCTCCTGTTTGGAAAGGGAGAATCCCCCTATTTTGTTTATTTACAGTATTTGGTTAATGATAACGTTCTTCAAACATTCGTTGAAGGGCTTCATGTGCTTCGGCAAATCCTCGCAACTTTCGCCCTGCCCATTTCTCATTAAAATCTTGGATGGTCAAATACACGACTTTTTCAGCGGCTTCTAAACTACTCAAACTGTTCATCGGCTTTAGACGTTTCCGAATCTCTTTGATCGTTCGTTCAATGGCATTGGTCGTGTCAATCACACTTCGAATACTGCTTGGATAATCCATAAATGTAAGGAGGACATCCAACTCATTGGCCCAAGATTGAACTTCTCTCGGATACTTGCTGGACCATTTCGACTCAAACTGTTGAAACATCTGTAACGCAATCTCCTTATTCGGTGCGCGATAAATCAGTTTGAGATCCTCTGCCACTTCAAATTGATCTTTTTTCCGAACACGATTTAAGGTATTACGTACTTTGTGAACGACACAGCGCTGCACATCGGCTTTCGGATAAACGGCTTTAAAGGCTTCCTCCAGTCCTGGAAGGCCATCGAATACACCAAGAAGTACTTCCTGTAATCCTCTCTTGTAGAGATTGTGGAGAATCTCTTGCCACCCATAGGCACTTTCTTGTCCTCCTACGAAGAAGTCGAGAATTTCACGATACCCTTCTTCGTTTACACCTAACACGACATAAATGACCTCTTTTTCTACCGTATCTCGACGAAGTTTCACGTACAACCCATCCAAATATAAGACCGAATATCGCTTTTGTAGAGGACGTGTGTGCCATTTCGCAATGTCTTCCTTTACCACATCCGTGATATGACTAATCGTTGTTGGTGAGTAGGCATTTCCTAAAATTCGTTCGATAAACTTGCCAATTTCACGCGTACTCATCCCACTTTGATACATCTTGATGACGGCTTCCTCGAGCCAGCCGGTATGGCGTTGGTAAGGGGTGAACAACTGCGTTTGAAATTCCCCGTTTCGGTCTCTTGGGACAGAAAGGCCTTCAATACGACCATACTGCGTATCTAGGTTTCGATGGTAATAGCCGTTTCTTCTATTCGACGTTCCCTTCTGTTCAATTTCGAGGAAACTCTGAATTTCTTCCTTCATGATCAACTCTAATTTTTCCTTTACAAACTGACGAATGGCGTTTTCCAGTTGATTGAGCCAGTCTAAATTCGGTATACTTTTAGACATAGGTAGGGTTCTCCTTTCTCTAAGATTTTTGGCCAAATCAGAGAATACCCTACCTTTTTCTTTTGGTCTAGCCAAATGCTTGACACAAAATTTTATACATCATCTAGAAATATTCTTTTAATTTTAGACAAAGATAAAAAGCATTCCTCATTACAAAGAAATTACAAATCGAGGAATTAAAGAAAGAAGGATGTGAGGTCATCTTTGA
This window contains:
- a CDS encoding IS256 family transposase — protein: MSKSIPNLDWLNQLENAIRQFVKEKLELIMKEEIQSFLEIEQKGTSNRRNGYYHRNLDTQYGRIEGLSVPRDRNGEFQTQLFTPYQRHTGWLEEAVIKMYQSGMSTREIGKFIERILGNAYSPTTISHITDVVKEDIAKWHTRPLQKRYSVLYLDGLYVKLRRDTVEKEVIYVVLGVNEEGYREILDFFVGGQESAYGWQEILHNLYKRGLQEVLLGVFDGLPGLEEAFKAVYPKADVQRCVVHKVRNTLNRVRKKDQFEVAEDLKLIYRAPNKEIALQMFQQFESKWSSKYPREVQSWANELDVLLTFMDYPSSIRSVIDTTNAIERTIKEIRKRLKPMNSLSSLEAAEKVVYLTIQDFNEKWAGRKLRGFAEAHEALQRMFEERYH
- a CDS encoding helix-turn-helix domain-containing protein, with the protein product MAIIINLDVMLAKRKMSVTELSERVGITMANLSILKNGKAKAIRFSTLDAICKALECQPGDILEYKSDEDT
- a CDS encoding DUF2975 domain-containing protein → MKQGTTLFLKIAVFIIGTPVLALCIFGLPWLANNPVNPDYAHILYPILIIMYVSVIPFFVALYQAFKLLSYIDKNKAFSEISVKALNKIKYCAITISGLYVVGMPFFYILAELDDAPGIILIGLVVIFASMVIAVFAAVLQKLLKAAIDIKSENDLTI
- a CDS encoding serine hydrolase domain-containing protein, with protein sequence MKTIISQLQSYMNKLEENGYFNGSILVGYKGDILLSRGYGWSNREHAVKNTPQTKYRIGSITKGFTAMAILQLQEQGLLSVLEPINNYLPDYPNGGQITIHHLLTHTSGIPDFVKFPDYWERIMRLPSTLDQTIDLFKNLPLEFTPGERFSYCTSSYILLTKIIELLSKQSYASFLNQYIFNPLKMNDTGVDNGRTIVNNLASGYSVWKEIIHTEPVDMSIPVGGYGLYSTVEDLYRWDQALYTNKLVSYKSLQSIFTPYQENYGYGWAIQQMKIGDSSHTCISHYGDINGFCGNIFRFVNDHLTVIVLSNLNITPVSWIGKNLASLFFGVPISFPELAASIDLNDSKVQRLIGTYQIENSERKLMITYEDGQLYVSVTKMHGAPFKYPIHPVSITKDYVRCQAEYVDETLLFNINQASTLLMYREMGQTHLAFQLN